In Myxococcota bacterium, a single window of DNA contains:
- a CDS encoding thioredoxin domain-containing protein yields MSKEASRLALAAGALLVVFGIGAFLYNQSQSDAQSSLLAAADDTVFERPHSVTKGSADAQVTIVEFLDPECGSCKLMHPYVKRVMNQYGSRVRLVIRYLPLHKNSIQAIAALEAAREQDRFWDMLEILFREQHIWGSHKLPRPELIPGYAEQIGLDMEAYDRVVSRGEYKKLADIDRADAATLGVRGTPTFFVNGRPLEKLGYDGLRQLVADALAQSSRTDSESGTES; encoded by the coding sequence ATGAGCAAGGAAGCAAGCCGGTTGGCCCTCGCGGCGGGCGCGTTGCTCGTGGTTTTCGGGATCGGCGCGTTCCTCTACAACCAGTCCCAGAGCGACGCCCAGTCGAGTCTGCTGGCCGCCGCCGACGACACGGTCTTCGAGCGCCCCCACAGCGTGACCAAGGGGTCTGCCGACGCGCAGGTGACGATCGTCGAGTTCCTCGACCCCGAGTGCGGCTCCTGCAAGCTGATGCATCCCTACGTGAAGCGGGTCATGAACCAGTACGGCAGCCGGGTGCGTCTGGTCATCCGCTACCTCCCGCTCCACAAGAACTCGATCCAGGCGATCGCGGCGCTTGAGGCGGCCCGCGAGCAGGACCGCTTCTGGGACATGCTCGAGATCCTGTTCCGCGAACAGCACATCTGGGGCTCGCACAAGCTGCCGCGCCCCGAGCTCATTCCGGGCTACGCCGAGCAGATCGGGCTCGACATGGAGGCCTACGATCGGGTGGTGAGCCGCGGCGAATACAAAAAGCTCGCCGACATCGATCGCGCCGACGCGGCAACGCTCGGTGTGCGCGGGACGCCGACCTTCTTCGTCAACGGACGGCCCCTCGAGAAGCTGGGCTACGACGGGCTGCGTCAGCTCGTCGCCGACGCCCTCGCCCAGTCCTCCCGCACCGACAGCGAGTCCGGCACCGAGAGCTAG
- a CDS encoding VOC family protein, with amino-acid sequence MILGVHHPALAVPDMDKALDFYCGVMGFEQVMEANIPSGVAPMDEAFGIEDAGCKVRMVRKGNSCIELFEFNSPEDGVANRPVNRTGLTHFAVCTDDFQTDYDYLVSKGVTFNTPPFGASPARFAYGRDPFGNVFELLEHVPGSGASTLSFDE; translated from the coding sequence ATGATTCTGGGAGTGCACCACCCCGCGCTGGCCGTCCCCGACATGGACAAGGCGCTCGATTTCTACTGCGGCGTGATGGGTTTCGAACAGGTGATGGAGGCGAACATTCCCTCCGGCGTCGCGCCGATGGACGAGGCCTTCGGAATCGAGGACGCCGGCTGCAAGGTGCGCATGGTCCGCAAGGGCAACTCCTGCATCGAACTCTTCGAGTTCAACAGCCCCGAGGACGGCGTCGCGAACCGACCGGTGAACCGGACCGGGCTCACTCATTTCGCGGTCTGCACCGACGACTTCCAGACCGACTACGACTACCTGGTCTCGAAGGGTGTGACGTTCAACACACCTCCCTTCGGCGCTTCGCCCGCCCGCTTCGCCTACGGACGCGACCCGTTCGGAAACGTCTTCGAGCTGCTCGAGCACGTGCCCGGCTCGGGTGCCAGCACGCTGAGCTTCGACGAGTAG
- a CDS encoding TM2 domain-containing protein — protein sequence MSSEAAARGDTHRKSIGYLLWLFGFLGSHRFYYGKPYTGTLWFCTLGLLGIGWLIDLFLIPSMDRDADERFVTGEIDYSLAWGLLTFLGVVGIHRFYLGKLWTGILYLVSGGIVGVGVLYDFWTLNDQIAAVNRPETR from the coding sequence ATGAGTTCCGAGGCCGCTGCCCGCGGCGACACCCACCGCAAGAGCATCGGCTACCTGCTCTGGCTCTTCGGCTTCCTCGGGTCCCATCGCTTCTACTACGGCAAGCCCTACACCGGCACCCTCTGGTTCTGCACGCTGGGCCTGTTGGGAATCGGCTGGCTGATCGACCTGTTCCTGATCCCCTCGATGGACCGCGACGCCGACGAACGCTTCGTCACCGGAGAGATCGACTACAGCCTCGCCTGGGGGCTGCTCACCTTCCTCGGCGTGGTCGGCATCCACCGCTTCTACCTCGGGAAGCTCTGGACCGGGATCCTCTACCTCGTGAGCGGGGGTATCGTCGGCGTGGGCGTGCTCTACGACTTCTGGACGCTGAACGACCAGATCGCCGCCGTGAATCGCCCGGAAACCCGCTGA